DNA from Pseudocitrobacter corydidari:
ATGGAGGGAATCGACGCATAATAATCGTCCTGATCAACATGATGGTTGCCGTAATCAGCAGAACTATCATCTACACGCTCAAAATCAAGATCGGTGTAATCATATGAGATGGGTGGACGCGGTGTGATGGTTACACCAGAGTCAAATTGAGTGCCTAACCCAGTGGTAAAATAGGTATCGAAGTTATCGGGAGTCAAAAATGCACAAAAGGTTCGAGAGAACACTTCATACTCTTTACATCCCATGTAATAAGTAATAGTTTGATGCTGTAATTGGCTGTTTTGCTCCGATGTTAACGCCTCTTTACATTCAAGATGTTGAATGCTAGCAGTAATAAACTCTCCTGGTTCATCACTATAGATCCAACCATCCGACAGATTGTTTTGGCTGAAAAATTTTCCTGTATGATAGTCCCCCACAAAAACACACTGGAGAATCTGTTCTTTTGTTAAAATAATCTGATTATAATTAATATCAGTAACCACAAAATCAATGATTAATGCAACCTGATTGCGTTCATTCGCATAAAGATAATCACGATCGCTGCCTGAACTTAAGCTTACATTAAGATAAGAAACATACTCAAATAACTTACTCATATTTCCCTCAAAAATATATTAATTTGCGTGAGCTATCATAAACAGCTTTAACCCATTCAATAAATCAATAAAGATAAAACAATATAAACAACCACAAATATTCTTAATTTAGATGGGGATCATGGAAGCCAACAGGGTTTTGTCGGCTTCCATATTGATTACGCGTTAGTTTTTACAGTTGAAAACCATGGTACTAAGCTGTTCTTATTCACCAGACGAACGCCGGTTTGCTTAAGTTGGGTTACCAGCGGTGATAAAGCATCAGTCATATCACTGGAACGAGATACATATTTAACTCGTGATTCAGTTTCCTCCACAGTTTGCATACCATTACTGGAATAGTAATGTTTCATTCGAGTCAATGACTTGAGGTCCCCGGAATCTGGCTGTACATTATTATTATCGTATGGCTGGCTTCCACTTTTGGCTGACGTTGAGTCCTCTTTCTTTTGCGAGACGAAATCATAGACTTTCACTCCCAATCGTGTACCGCCAGTTGCCACGTGATAAGCAACACTAAACGCAGTGGAATCCGTAATTTCCAAATAGCGATCTGCCGTTTTGATAAGAAGGCCACGAGTATCATGTATCTTATTCACAACATAAGACCCAGTATGCCCGCGCGCCTTCGACCACAACTCGACGATCGTTTCCGGCGCTTGCTTAATATATCCCGGAACTTTAGGAATGACGCTGCCAAAACTGATAATTGAGCAAGCTTTAGAAACCCAGCCAAAAGCATTTGATAGCTCTGGGTTAGTCTCCTCGAGCGCTGTCGAAGTTATCGATGCAACATCACCGATAACACCTACTGTACCCAACACAATGGTGGCAATTCCCGCAGAGGCCGCTGCTGCTGCGACACCTCCAGCCACAATGATCGCCGCGCCTGCCGTCACAATGGTCAACACCAGACTCAGCACACTGAGCCCAATACTTACCCCCGCCTGCCAACTCATATGCCCCGTAGGATCCACAAAATTAATAGGATCATTCTGGCAATAAGCATAGGGATTAATGCCTCCGAAACCAAATGGAGACCAGGAATCCGGGGTATTAAAACGCATCAACTCAGGATTATAGGCGCGATAACCGTTTCCCAGATGATAGTATCCTGTAACTGCATCCCGTAGTTTTCCATTAAAAGCAGGGCTCATGGCAGTTAATACATCTGTAGATAGAGAGCCAAATGCAGTGAAGGAAGCATCAGTGATTGAACGAGTATGTGAATCAATTAAGCTTAGCGGCGTCCCTTTAAAGTCTGTCAGGAATATTTGTGTCTGTTCTGGATTAACATTTGCCAGCATATTTTCTGCTATTTTGACGAATGCAATATCCTGTGATGCCTCCTCATCATATTCAGCCACAACACTTTCACCACGATAGTAAATATTCTTGCTGCCATCAGATACGGTGTCCTGCCGGATCAACCGATCCAGAGCATCATAGCGATAGGTTGCCAGTGTATTTCCCGCTTGCTGAACATGACTAATTCGACCAAGATTGTCGTAAGCAAGCTGATGCCCAACTTCATTAATTGTCAAACGCCCAGAGAGGTCATACTTCAAAATCACCTCTAAGGGGTAGCTGCTATGGGAATTAGATATACGTTTCAACTGGCACGGATCGGTTTGGTCATAATAATAAACAGCGTCATTAACCCCTTCAGAAAAAATAGTTTGGATGGATTGAATATTCCCTAATTCATCATATGTAAAAACCTGAGACTGGATGCTGTTACCATATTTGTCTGTAGGCTGCAGACTTCCGGTAGCAGAATAAGTATATAGTTGATTGCGATTCGTATAGGAATAGTTTTCAGTCAGTAAAACGTTGTCTCCCTGCCGCGTAATACGGGTCTGTAACTTATCATCAGGAAAGTAGAGTTGTTCAATTGAACGACTATCATTACCTGATTTGAAATTTCGAATCCATTCTCGTCCAAAATAATCATAGATAATATCAACGACACTTTCCACATTGGTATTATTGTCTTTTGTCGTGATTTTACTAACACGCCCAAGTGTATCAAATTCATTTTCCGTACTAATGGCGCCATCATCCATATGCCAGCACTGACCAAGTGTATTAAACTTAAGGTGCCGAACATCATTCGCAACGCCAACATAGTTAGTTAATACCCCTTGAGGAGAGAAGGTATAACCGGTTGATACTGTCCGGCCATTATCGGTAATAGTTTCGCTAGATAATGATGAATCTGAATTATAGGTATTTACAAAACGAGCGCCTTCGACAGTTTGTCCGCTCAATACATCACCGGTCGCTGGGTCGTAGCTAAGCTCCTGGAGAATAAGCCCATTGCCATCTTTTACCTTCTTAACTACATAGGCTAATTCAGGGATATACTCATATTGTAGTACCTCACCATCTGGCCTGATAGTTTGGTAAGGATATTTACTATCATAATCATAAAAATACTGTTCGAGGCGGTTAGCAACGTTTGATTCTTTCAAACGGCCCAGACCATCAAATTTTTGCTCACCTATTAGCTGTCCATTGACGAGAATTCGTGTTGTTAGTTTTTCCGTTGTATGTGGCGCATAAAATTTCCGAATAATAGTACCATCAGCCAATATGGTGTTTTTGACGCGGCCATAACTATCATACTCGTATGATAGTGAATAATTATTCTCATCGAGGATTTCTCTTAGCTGCCTCAATCCATCATACTTGAGTTTTTTCAGACCAATAGATTCGCCCTTTTCATCAATTTTTGCTTGCGCAATAACATCTCCATTTACATTATAGGTTGTGACGACTTTACCAGTAAAAGCATCAGGTGATTCCTGCCAAAGCATCGCTTGCAAGGTAATAGGATTATACTCATTATATTCATAATGACCATCATTATAACTAATGCAGTTAACGATCCCCCAGTTATTATATGACATAGTCTGAGAGACAACAGCAGTAACATCATCATACTGATCATGTCTTTCATTATAATGCTCACGTCCAAATTCATCATATTGTCTTGTTAATAAAATCATCCAAACATTATTTATAAGCTTCAGCTGCTGAATGAGATTACCCAAACCATCATATATATTCTTGGAAATATTCCCTTTTTCGTCAGTGACAACCATCACTGGTGCAAAAACACCCTCCTCTAATTCTTCCATTTGGTAAGAATAGTAAACATTGGCTTCATATTCAGTATTTTTATTTTTTATACTTTGTATAATTCGATCTTGCTCATCATAGTGGTATTCCAGAGTATTACCATCACTATCCGTGACAATGAATTCCTTTAATGACAACGGATAGTATGTTACCTTTGTTGATGTGGAGTTATCAGAATTATAATCATATGGATAAAAGATGACATCCCGGGTAGCAAAATCGTTTTCTTCTTGCCAGGTTGTTTCCTCTACCGAAACATAATTTAGTTCCTCCCCTTCTTCACCCGCTTTTTCAATAGTCTTTTTGTTAACGCGTCCATAATACGGAGATGAGTTATCCTCCAGGTATTCAGGCACAACCCTCATGAGAAGGTTATCATTGGCAAGTGAGAGTTCAGCGCTTTTTACGACAGCTCTTTCCAGGTGCTCTTTAGCACCAGTAGCAACAGCTATATTGCTATAGGTATAATATTTTACTTTGATTACTGCAGTGAAGTCTGATGGTGCAGGAGTAATAATCTCTCTTTTGATATAACGACAGAAGCCATGAGGATCAGCCGGACATTCGGCGCTGGCAGTAGCAGGATAATATTCCCATGACGTTTTTTTACCATCAGATTCCGTCTGACTCAAAATATTCCCTTCGGTACTATACTCATACGTTGTTATTTCGCTACGTGCAGCTCCAGTAACGATATCACTAAACGTGACGACCTTGTTTTTTTGACACAGAAAATTTCCAGGTTGCTGATCATATGTCGCATTTTCGATAGCATAATAATCTGTAGTAGTCAGCTGCTGAGAACTACTTTGAAGTATTTTTTCTTCTCGTAGCAAGTGGAATTTATCAAAAACTCGGCGCGTAACAATGAGTTCATCCGCGCTACTCATTCTCTCTTCACTCCAGTATTTATAATCAACTGCAATATTGTATAAATAATCACTCCCGGAAGACCATGGCGCGGTGAGTCCATATCCCAGAAAATTATTCGTTGAATACTGATAAGTCCGCGTAATAGGCGGCTGTAAAGCACCTGGGGAGCGCGTATGCGAGGTGACCCGAGGCAGAGAGGCTTGTTTCGCTGTCCCTGGAAATTGAATTTGGTTCGCTACATAAATGACACTTTCTGACATTCCCGACGGGGTACTCATTCCTTTAAGCAAAGTAATTGTACCAATTGTTTGATACTGAAGATTCCACTGTGGGCTATCAGTGTCTTTTAAAATGCTGAAAGAAGTTAATTGATTATTCGTTTGAATAATTCTAATGTTTTTTTCCTCAATACTGCCTGGCCATACAGTGATAGCAGTAAAACCACTATAAGTAATTTTTAATAGTGTATTATCTTCATCTTTGATAGCCTGAAGTTGAGGATAAGAAGTGGCCAGGTTCCACTGAATATTAAGCGCGCGGCCCACTGGAGAATAAATAGTCTGGGGTACTTTGATATTATTCACACTTGTAGGTGAACTCAGAATCTCAACGACACCCGTTTTATAAATTAATTTATAGTGGTCAGCAAACTTCTGAAACTTGATATTGTCTAATTTATTTTCCTGAATAAGCACCGATGAGCTATTTTCTACGATCTTATACTGATCGCCATTAGCAGTGACCAGTAGTCCGTTTAATTTATCATAATATGTCAGTCCTAAACTCCATCCCTGACCAAAGCCACGATTCAGGGAATCTAATGGTAAATAGCTTAAGGTAATGTCCTGAACCGGGCCGATGCCATGATTCGCGGCAATACTGACTATTGGAAAATTTGATTTATATAATCCAGTGCGAATATCGACTTCAGATTGCTGAGAGCCTGTAAAGTTACTTGCCTGTGAATAAAAATTTTGCGTCATAATCGTTCCTTACGTGGTTAATATATTTTTTGACCCAGTAAGGATACTCAACATAAGATGACACCAATAATAAAAAATGATAAATATAGATAACAACCTTATCACAAAATACAATATGATATATCAATAGCTATTGATACCGGCTTAGTCTGTTTGGCATATTTTATAAGCCATATAAATATGGGTATTAAACGATTTTCACTAGTTTTAAATTAACCATCACTTAATTTACATGTTAAGGCATGATTAATTATTATTATTTTTGTGATCATCATGGCTGATCTCATATAAAAATGATAATCTGATTATTCTTTGATTGTCTTCGATATTTTTTATGCCTATCATCTAGGAAATTCCTTATCACTAAATAGCGAAATGACATTATATTTAATTAATAAACATTGCTTATTCAACTCAGCAACCAATGAGTTATGTAATAATATAAATCATGAGATTGTAAAAATGACAAGCATGCGCGTGAAGTGCCTGGTGTTCTTATTACAACATGCACATCATGAGGCGATTGACAAAGAGCAGCTTGCATTGGCCGTTTGGGGAGAAAGAGGACAATATGTAACCGCATCAAATTTAACACAGTTAATCTATCTTGTCAGAAAAGATCTTAAGACATGCGGTATCTCTGATTTTTTAGAAACCATACCTCGACATGGTTTTCGCATCAATAGAAATGCAGATATTCAGATACAATACCAACAGAAAAAAAACAGTAGCAAATACAACATGATTTACCAATTTATTCTAACTTTATTCGTTTTTTTCACTCCATAATCCATGAAAAAGGGATATTTAGTTATCCCTTATTTTCATAAATTACTATACATTTATGAAATTAACTTTCATTTCAGTTAGAAAATTTTTAATACTTTCTAATTTACTACTTTTTGTCACATATAAAGCATAGACATTTATAGTTTTGAGTTTCAACTCTACGGGGGGATCTATCATATAAAGATCAAATCGTCTTTTCTTTACAAAATAATGCGCTATTTTTGATGGGATAACTGCGATCATTGCAGATTGCTCAACGGCATTCAATAATCCAACAACCGAATTGCTTCGATAGCCGGCTTTTCTGGCATTCATCAATCCCAGACTATTTGATAATAACTCTACACTCTCTTCCAGACTTGTGGTTAACATGCCATGATAATACATAGCATGTATACTCGAGTAAAATGTATGCAAGGATAATTTTTTCACTTCCATTAATAAACTTTCTTTTCCATATATACATACGTACTCTGAATAGTTGTCGATAACAGTACATTCTACACCATCACATTTTACGGGTAAAAATGTAAATAATATATCAACATTTCCTTTTACAAGATGCTTTATCAACATCATTTGATCCAGACTGTCTGTATTGCAGTGGTTGATTTTGTAACGATTATAAAAATCCGCATTCGCTATTTGAGGAATGTAAAAATTTTCAAACAAATCGCCCCCCATAATCACTAAGTCGTTATCTTTCTCTGCAATTAGTTCGCTGGATTTTAAAGAACCTTCTATAGCAGCTATAACCTGGCTATATAAACGATGCAGTTCCTTACCATGCATAGTAGGATTTAATCCTTTGCGTGTTCGCGTAAAAAGTGCTTCATCAAATAATAACTGCATTTTACTGATTGACTGGGATACTGAAGCAGGAGTAACACCGAGTGTTTGTGCGGCAGGCGTAACCCCACCCTCTTTAATCACAGCGTCAAATACTTTGATCAAATTATAATCAAAAAAAGCTCTATCTCTACTGTTAATCATCGTGTTTCTCAATATCAATAAATATCAATTTGATTTCAAAGATTAACAACACTCAAGAATTATACAAATTATTAAATTTTATGATAAACATATAATTCATAAATGACAAAAATTAATGGCGATAAGTAACAATCTATTCAGCGCATTCCATAAAAAAATATAGAATCACATCAAGATATAAAAATATATTTTTTTAGTATTTTTTAGTTTAATTAACCATCACCTCACAGATATGATCCATGAAGGCTTTCACTTTTATGGAACACATGATGACTAGGTATTTACTCAACAAACACTATATATTCGACGAGGACAATAATGAAATCAGAGATGCCAATAGCGATAATTTCGTTAAGATATCTCATTTGAGGTCTAAAGCGCTTGGCTATATTTTACAAAACGCACATGAACAGATTATTGAAAGAGAAAAAATTTCCTATGCCATTTGGGGTAAAAGAAGTGAGCACATTAGTCCGGCAAACTTAACGCAACAACTTTATCTTATCAGAAAGGAACTGCGTAGTATGGGGGTTCCGGAATTATTTACTACCTTACCTCGTCTTGGTCTAAAGCTAAATAATGACGTTACAATTAGCCTGGATGAGCCCCCTGCAGGAGACGTACACAACTCCAGTAAAAAATATAGCCACCGAACCATGACTATTTTTCAGATTGGATCGTTGTTGATTTTATGTTCACTCATTATTTTCTGTCTATGCCGGTGAAATATGAAAAATGATATATTCGACAAAATATTAGACACTGAAGGTGGTTATGTAAATAATCCGGCAGACCGGGGTGGACCAACTAATTGGGGGATTACTGAGTCAACTGCAAGACACTTCGGTTTTGCTGATATCAAAAAAATAACGCGTCAACAGGCTTATTCAATTTTAGAGAATGCCTATTGGCTGAAACCTCACTTTGACGAAGTTGCAAAATTGTCACCAGTGCTTGCCTACGAACTCTGCGATTCTGCGGTAAACCTTGGACCTTCAGTACCGATATGTTGGCTACAGCGTTGGCTCAATGTATTTAATCACCAGGGTAAGGACTTCCGCAATCTGGATATCGATTGTCGTATTGGGCCAAGGACGATAGATGCACTAAAGGCTTATTTATCAATAAGAGGCGATGAAGGTGAAAAAATTTTACGCCTCGCCCTGAACTGCTCTCAAGGTAACCATTACCTGGAGATTTGTGAACTGCGAAGTCAAAACGAAACCTTCATTTATGGCTGGCTTAAGAATAGAGTTTTATTTCCGAATACTTAACCAGTAGAACGCAAAAAAAACCAGCGATGATATTTATCTCATCGCTGGTTTTAAAGACAATATACTTGTTAGCGCGTCAGATCGTCAAAGAACTTTTTCACGCCATCGAAGAAGCTTTTAGAGCGCGGGCTGTTTTTCTCACCCGTCGGGCCACCAAAGCTTTCCTGGAGCTCTTTAAGCAACTGTTTCTGCTTGTCGTTCAGCCCAACCGGTGTTTCCACCACGACGCGGCACAGCAGGTCGCCCTGCGCACCACCGCGAACGGATTTCACACCCTTCCCGCGCATACGGAACAGTTTGCCGGTTTGGGTTTCACCAGGCACTTTCAGGTTAACGCGACCGTCCAGCGTCGGCACCTCGATTTCTCCGCCCAGCGCCGCCATAGCGAAGTTAATCGGCACTTCACAATACAGGTTGTTACCTTCACGCTCGAAGATAGCGTGCTGTTTTACCTGCACCTGAACGTACAGATCGCCTGCCGGTGCGCCGTGCTCGCCAGCTTCACCTTCGCCGGAAAGACGAATACGGTCGCCGGTATCCACGCCCGCCGGGATTTTAACCGACAGGGTTTTGGTTTTCTCTACGCGACCATGACCATGACATTTGTTGCACGGATCTTTGATCAACGTACCGCGGCCCTGACAGTGCGGACAGGTCTGCTGTACGGCGAAGAAGCCCTGACGCATCTGTACCTGGCCTGCACCATGACAGGTTGGGCAAGTTTGCGGCTGGGTACCCGCTTTAGCACCGCTGCCGTGGCAGACGTCGCACTCTTCCAGCGTCGGAATACGGATCTCTTTGGTGACACCACGGACCGCTTCTTCAAGGGTCAATTCCATGTTGTAGCGCAGGTCGGCACCGCGTGAAGCACGCTGACGGCCACGACCGCCGCCGAAGATGTCGCCAAATACGTCACCAAAGATATCGCTGAAATCAGCGCCGCCGCCAAAGCCGCCGCCACCGCCCATACCACCCTGTTCAAAGGCAGCATGACCGTACTGGTCGTAGGCCGCACGCTTCTGCGCGTCGGTCAGGATTTCGTAAGCCTCTTTAATTTCTTTAAATTTGGCTTCGGCCTCTTTATCACCCTGGTTGCGGTCCGGGTGATATTTCATGGCCAGGCGCTTGTACGCCTTTTTGATTTCACGCTCTTCCGCAGTTTTGGAAACGCCTAAAATCTCGTAATAGTCTTGCTTTGCCATTGGTTTTTATCTGCCCCTAACATGCATGAACGGGCGGAGAGGAAACCCTCTTCGCCCGTGTCAGTAATTACCCAATCAAAGGGCGATTATTTTTTATCTTTTACTTCTTCGAACTCTGCATCGACAACGTCGTCATCTTTAGCATTGTTCGCGGAAGCGTCAGCGCCTGCTGCGCCAGCCTGCTGCTGTGCATGCTGCTGCTGAGCGATTTCCATCAGTTTCTGGGAAACCTGTGCCAGCGCCTGCATTTTCGCTTCGATATCGGCTTTGTCTTCGCCTTTCAGCGACGTTTCCAGCGCAGTCAGTGCAGACTCGATAGCGGTTTTGTCATCAGCCGGCAGCTGTTCGCCTGCTTCTTCAACCTGCTTACGGGTGCTGTGCAGCAGATGGTCACCCTGGTTACGCGTCTGAACCAGTTCTTCGAACTTACGGTCAGATTCGGCGTTCGCTTCCGCTTCGCGCACCATTTTCTGGATCTCTTCTTCGTTCAGGCCAGAAGAAGCCTTGATGGTGATTTTCTGCTCTTTACCGCTATTTTTATCTTTCGCGGAAACGTGCAGGATACCGTCAGCATCGATATCGAAGGTGACTTCGATCTGCGGCATGCCGCGCGGTGCCGGGTTGATACCATCCAGGTTGAACTGACCCAGAGATTTGTTATCAGACGCACGTTTACGTTCACCCTGAATCACATGGATGGTTACCGCAGACTGGTTGTCTTCAGCAGTAGAGAACACCTGGCTGTGTTTCGTCGGGATCGTGGTGTTTTTGTTGATGAGCGGAGTCATCACACCGCCCATGGTTTCGATACCCAGAGACAGTGGGGTAACGTCCAGCAGCAGTACGTCTTTCACTTCACCCGTCAGTACACCACCCTGAACCGCAGCACCAATTGCAACTGCTTCATCCGGGTTCACGTCTTTACGCGGCTCTTTACCAAAGAATTCAGCGACTTTCTTCTGAACCATTGGCATACGTGTCTGACCACCTACGAGGATAACGTCGTTGATATCAGATACGGACAGGCCAGCGTCCTGCAGTGCGACTTTCAGCGGGTCGATAGAACGGTTAACCAGATCTTCAACCAGGCTTTCCAGTTTCGCACGCGTTACTTTAATGTTCATGTGTTTCGGACCGGTCGCGTCTGCAGTGATGTACGGCAGGTTAACGTCGGTCTGCTGAGCGGAAGAAAGCTCGATTTTCGCTTTTTCTGCTGCTTCTTTCAGGCGCTGCATGGCCAGCGGGTCGTTACGCAGGTCAATGCCCTGATCTTTCTTAAACTCGTCAACGAGGTAGTTGATCAGACGGGTATCGAAGTCTTCACCACCCAGGTGGGTATCACCGTTGGTTGCCAGAACTTCGAAGGTTTTTTCGCCGTCAACTTCGTCGATTTCGATAATAGAGATATCGAAAGTACCACCACCCAGGTCGTACACCGCGATAGTGCGGTTGCCGACTTCTTTATCCAGGCCGTAGGCCAGTGCGGCAGCGGTCGGTTCGTTGATGATACGTTTTACTTCCAGACCTGCGATACGGCCAGCATCTTTGGTTGCCTGACGCTGAGCATCGTTGAAGTATGCAGGTACGGTGATAACCGCTTCCGTTACCGGTTCGCCCAGGTAATCTTCAGCCGTTTTCTTCATTTTTTTCAGCACTTCAGCAGAGATCTGCGGCGGTGCAGTTTTGGTGCCTTTCACATCCAGCCATGCGTCGCCATTGTCTGCGGCAACGATTTTGTACGGCATGATAGAAACGTCACGCTGAACTTCTTCGTCCTGGAAGCGGCGGCCAATCAGGCGTTTAATCGCAAACAGGGTGTTTTGCGGGTTTGTCACTGCCTGACGTTTAGCCGGCTGACCAACCAGAGTTTCACCATCCTGGGTATAAGCAATGATAGAAGGTGTGGTGCGATCGCCCTCGGCGTTCTCCAGCACACGTGCAGTAGTGCCATCCATAATCGCTACACAAGAGTTGGTAGTACCCAGGTCGATACCAATAATTTTACCCATCTAAACGTCTCCACTAAAAATTCGGTCAACATGTGGTTGTGAATCTGTAATAAGGGCGAAACGTGCCGTTTCAACTGCCCTGAATCGTTTTTTTTCAGACTCACCACTGCGGTTGACTACAAGATGGGGTCGTAACCGCATCCATCAAGGGGGAAAGGTAAAAAATTTTTTGTATTGCTAAACAGACGGCGGAAAAAAACGCGATAAACAGAAAGCGATGTTTGCGGGTATTTATTTATCAAATGAATTAATAACATCAAATCATTCATTAACTGATTGATAATCAAGATAAACAGGCACTAAAAGCTCAACTCCCACTTATTGAAATCATTATCCTGCGAGGAATAAAACCTTTTTATGCCAGGGATAATCATGACGCCATTCACCCATGCCTCCGCCAGCCTGTTATTAAGCCTGCTGCTGGTCAACGCGGCCCACGCCAACGATCACAAACTATTGGGCGTGATTGCGCTCCCCCGCAATGAAACCAACGATCTGACACTCAAGTTGCCCGTTTGCCGGGTCGTCAAGCGTATCCAAATCACCGTGGGCCACGGTGATGCGCAGCTCAGCGGGGCCTCCGTCTACTTTAAAGCGGCCAAAAGCGCCAGCCAGAGTTTATCGGTGCCATCCGAACTGAAAGAAGGCGTCACGACAGAGTGGATCAACATAAACAGCGACAATGACAACAAGCGCTGCGTGTCAAAAATCACCTTCTCCGGCCATACGGTGAACTCCTCCGATATGGCGACGCTGAAAATTATCGGCGATGACTAACATCGTCTCTCCTCCACATACTAAATAGTCAGCAATTTATGAACGTCCCCT
Protein-coding regions in this window:
- a CDS encoding winged helix-turn-helix domain-containing protein → MTSMRVKCLVFLLQHAHHEAIDKEQLALAVWGERGQYVTASNLTQLIYLVRKDLKTCGISDFLETIPRHGFRINRNADIQIQYQQKKNSSKYNMIYQFILTLFVFFTP
- a CDS encoding glycoside hydrolase family 108 protein is translated as MKNDIFDKILDTEGGYVNNPADRGGPTNWGITESTARHFGFADIKKITRQQAYSILENAYWLKPHFDEVAKLSPVLAYELCDSAVNLGPSVPICWLQRWLNVFNHQGKDFRNLDIDCRIGPRTIDALKAYLSIRGDEGEKILRLALNCSQGNHYLEICELRSQNETFIYGWLKNRVLFPNT
- the dnaJ gene encoding molecular chaperone DnaJ, encoding MAKQDYYEILGVSKTAEEREIKKAYKRLAMKYHPDRNQGDKEAEAKFKEIKEAYEILTDAQKRAAYDQYGHAAFEQGGMGGGGGFGGGADFSDIFGDVFGDIFGGGRGRQRASRGADLRYNMELTLEEAVRGVTKEIRIPTLEECDVCHGSGAKAGTQPQTCPTCHGAGQVQMRQGFFAVQQTCPHCQGRGTLIKDPCNKCHGHGRVEKTKTLSVKIPAGVDTGDRIRLSGEGEAGEHGAPAGDLYVQVQVKQHAIFEREGNNLYCEVPINFAMAALGGEIEVPTLDGRVNLKVPGETQTGKLFRMRGKGVKSVRGGAQGDLLCRVVVETPVGLNDKQKQLLKELQESFGGPTGEKNSPRSKSFFDGVKKFFDDLTR
- a CDS encoding RHS repeat domain-containing protein, coding for MTQNFYSQASNFTGSQQSEVDIRTGLYKSNFPIVSIAANHGIGPVQDITLSYLPLDSLNRGFGQGWSLGLTYYDKLNGLLVTANGDQYKIVENSSSVLIQENKLDNIKFQKFADHYKLIYKTGVVEILSSPTSVNNIKVPQTIYSPVGRALNIQWNLATSYPQLQAIKDEDNTLLKITYSGFTAITVWPGSIEEKNIRIIQTNNQLTSFSILKDTDSPQWNLQYQTIGTITLLKGMSTPSGMSESVIYVANQIQFPGTAKQASLPRVTSHTRSPGALQPPITRTYQYSTNNFLGYGLTAPWSSGSDYLYNIAVDYKYWSEERMSSADELIVTRRVFDKFHLLREEKILQSSSQQLTTTDYYAIENATYDQQPGNFLCQKNKVVTFSDIVTGAARSEITTYEYSTEGNILSQTESDGKKTSWEYYPATASAECPADPHGFCRYIKREIITPAPSDFTAVIKVKYYTYSNIAVATGAKEHLERAVVKSAELSLANDNLLMRVVPEYLEDNSSPYYGRVNKKTIEKAGEEGEELNYVSVEETTWQEENDFATRDVIFYPYDYNSDNSTSTKVTYYPLSLKEFIVTDSDGNTLEYHYDEQDRIIQSIKNKNTEYEANVYYSYQMEELEEGVFAPVMVVTDEKGNISKNIYDGLGNLIQQLKLINNVWMILLTRQYDEFGREHYNERHDQYDDVTAVVSQTMSYNNWGIVNCISYNDGHYEYNEYNPITLQAMLWQESPDAFTGKVVTTYNVNGDVIAQAKIDEKGESIGLKKLKYDGLRQLREILDENNYSLSYEYDSYGRVKNTILADGTIIRKFYAPHTTEKLTTRILVNGQLIGEQKFDGLGRLKESNVANRLEQYFYDYDSKYPYQTIRPDGEVLQYEYIPELAYVVKKVKDGNGLILQELSYDPATGDVLSGQTVEGARFVNTYNSDSSLSSETITDNGRTVSTGYTFSPQGVLTNYVGVANDVRHLKFNTLGQCWHMDDGAISTENEFDTLGRVSKITTKDNNTNVESVVDIIYDYFGREWIRNFKSGNDSRSIEQLYFPDDKLQTRITRQGDNVLLTENYSYTNRNQLYTYSATGSLQPTDKYGNSIQSQVFTYDELGNIQSIQTIFSEGVNDAVYYYDQTDPCQLKRISNSHSSYPLEVILKYDLSGRLTINEVGHQLAYDNLGRISHVQQAGNTLATYRYDALDRLIRQDTVSDGSKNIYYRGESVVAEYDEEASQDIAFVKIAENMLANVNPEQTQIFLTDFKGTPLSLIDSHTRSITDASFTAFGSLSTDVLTAMSPAFNGKLRDAVTGYYHLGNGYRAYNPELMRFNTPDSWSPFGFGGINPYAYCQNDPINFVDPTGHMSWQAGVSIGLSVLSLVLTIVTAGAAIIVAGGVAAAAASAGIATIVLGTVGVIGDVASITSTALEETNPELSNAFGWVSKACSIISFGSVIPKVPGYIKQAPETIVELWSKARGHTGSYVVNKIHDTRGLLIKTADRYLEITDSTAFSVAYHVATGGTRLGVKVYDFVSQKKEDSTSAKSGSQPYDNNNVQPDSGDLKSLTRMKHYYSSNGMQTVEETESRVKYVSRSSDMTDALSPLVTQLKQTGVRLVNKNSLVPWFSTVKTNA
- a CDS encoding LysR family transcriptional regulator, with amino-acid sequence MINSRDRAFFDYNLIKVFDAVIKEGGVTPAAQTLGVTPASVSQSISKMQLLFDEALFTRTRKGLNPTMHGKELHRLYSQVIAAIEGSLKSSELIAEKDNDLVIMGGDLFENFYIPQIANADFYNRYKINHCNTDSLDQMMLIKHLVKGNVDILFTFLPVKCDGVECTVIDNYSEYVCIYGKESLLMEVKKLSLHTFYSSIHAMYYHGMLTTSLEESVELLSNSLGLMNARKAGYRSNSVVGLLNAVEQSAMIAVIPSKIAHYFVKKRRFDLYMIDPPVELKLKTINVYALYVTKSSKLESIKNFLTEMKVNFINV
- a CDS encoding winged helix-turn-helix domain-containing protein codes for the protein MKAFTFMEHMMTRYLLNKHYIFDEDNNEIRDANSDNFVKISHLRSKALGYILQNAHEQIIEREKISYAIWGKRSEHISPANLTQQLYLIRKELRSMGVPELFTTLPRLGLKLNNDVTISLDEPPAGDVHNSSKKYSHRTMTIFQIGSLLILCSLIIFCLCR